In Rosa rugosa chromosome 4, drRosRugo1.1, whole genome shotgun sequence, the genomic stretch TTCACCAACACATTACATATATCTCTTGATGTCTCATTCCGtgaatctgagccatattactcagagggagcttctcagtcttccatTCAgcgggagagaggttgtgaagggaatcctcgttctattgGTGATTTTTGATGTTTTTAAAGACTTGAAAATTTTGGAGGAACTATTTGAAAGCAGAAATTCTGAAACAGCCAAAAACAATCGATCGTTTGAATCTAACAATTTGAACGTAATGATCGCTCGTGTGGACAAAATGCTCGATCGTTCAGCCCTAGCGATCGATCGCTTTCTGAGGCAAAagcaaacgatcgatcgcttgACCCTAGCGATCGATCGCTTTAATAGGTAGAAATTTCCAATagccaaacgatcgatcgtttcatGAGACGACTTTTTTGGATAGTTTggatcaaaatcaagacgtatctgaagcttacacacaagatattcccccttctaaATCACTAACTAAAGATCCCactcagaatgatccacctcaggtacccctaaactgtAATTAGTCTTCTGGGCTAGAAAGTGatgaacctaggaaatcacaaagggaaatcctaagaaacaatatgaaccagatatcaaagccaaagctaaataccctatagctaactttatgtctaaccataggatttccgggtcacatgcacttgttgttgatcaattatctactgtatctattcctagtaacgtgcatgatgcattgacggatccaaaatggacaaaggcgatgaatgaataattggaagctcttcagaggaatgcaacatgggagctagtacttATGCCAGTTGGAAAGAATCGAAGATTGTAGAATGTAGTTGGGTGTTTACTATGAAGCTTAATACCGATGGAACTATTGATAGATACAAGGCAAGGTTGGTTGCCAagggatatacacaacgctatgggattgattatgatgagacttttgtacctgtggcaaagatcaatactgtctggattctaatctcacttgcagcaaacaaagattggcccttgcaccagtttgatgtgaagaatgagTTTCTTAAtgagaatttggaggaagaagtgtacatggatgtgcccccaggtgttaagaatgacccaagtgacgttggcaaggtgtgtaaattgaagaagtctttgtatgccctgaagcagtctccaagagcttggtttggaagattttcaaagacCATGAGAGCCTTTGGATACCATTAGAGCAATtttgaccataccttgtttatcaaacgcaagaatggtaagattacagctcttattgtgtatgttgatgacatgattgttataGGGGATGATccaaaagagatgaatgaattgcaaaagtatatgtcaaaggagtttgaaatgaaggatctaggacaactgaagtatttgctaggtattgaagttgctaggtctaagaaggggatttcactttcacagaggaagtatgtccttgatttacttgctgaaacggggatgtTGGACTGCAGACCAATCGAGACAACcgttgagatgaatcacagacttgttATTTATcttgatcaagttccaactgataaaggaatgtatcaacgtcttgtaggaaggttgattagCCAGTTtatcacatactagacctgatattgcttatgctatGAGTGTTGTTAGccagtttatgcattgtcctagtgaagagcatatggatgcagtcttttgTATTTTGAGGTACTTAAAGATGGTGCctggtaaagggttactgtttgaGAATCTGTGCATCAACTTGAGAGGGAGTGTAGAATCACtataaatctgtatgtaattaggattatgatatcctgtaattatgaaaagattgtttcctattagagttagattactcctttgtacttgtatatataccccattGTGGGACGAATAGAATCattgaattaaccctgaattgaagtattatTTTCTAGTCTAGAGACATGATCCAAGTGGTGGAGCTGATATATTTTTGCTGTTCTGATAGTTATAATCATAGTTGTCtcttaccaaaagaaaaaaggaaaaaaacccACAGTTTAGTTCAGTTATAATCGATTTGAGTAACTCGTGAACCAAACTAAATTGATTCTCAATCCTGATAATACATTTGAGTTTTAATTTTTCTTAGATAAAAAACCAAACGAAACCAAAACCTGAATACATTCGAATGGTTTTTTTGCACACCCGTAGACCGTAGTGTGTAAACGGTAAACTCATCCTCTTTCTATAGCAAAACTGTACCTTTTCGGTTTTTCTACCTGTTAGTCAGTTTCGGGTTTAGCTAATTTTCACTGTTTCCCTTCGTCAACTCTTATCTTAAGGAGAGACCAGTTCTGAGTTCCTCACCCAAATCTAATATCTACTTGGCTTGGCTTGGCTGTGAAGAAGCTCTATGGAGTAGTCGACTAGAGGTACGGTCTGATAGCCCATCATCATTTCCATGAAGAAGACTGTGAGAGGTATGCTTGTGCTCCATGCTCATTCATCTtccatcttctgtgaagtttaCTAGTTTCGTAGCGAATCTCATCTCCTCTCCTGAATGGCTTACGCTTCCTGGCGCATCTTTCATTTAACAATGACATCTCTTTTGGCCTTTCATTCTGGCCAACAAAGCCGTCGAGTGGCCACGCACGCCAAGTGTTCGATGAAATGTCTCACAAATCTTTGTGAGGAAAATTACAATCGAGCATTTGACATTTAACACGGTTGAGTACGCTGAGATGATGAATTATTTTTAGATTCGACAGAGAAATTAAGGACCACTTTGTTTTCCGAAAGAGATAGAGTCAGTATTTTCTTGgtgagagagacagagaaattAAGGACCACCTTGTTCCGAAAGAGATAGAGTCAGTATTTTCTTGGTGGGAGAGgagaattttgttttgtttttttttatttattgaagAGGAGTCCTTCTGTACGCAAGATCATCAATAAAACATTGAGGTTGTAGTAGATATGTCATGTACTTGGTAACTTGGGAATGGAAATTGGTTACGCTTTCTTGCTTGTAAGTATTTGAGCTCCGAAAAAGTCAAGTTCTAGAAACATGAATCAGACAAAGAAATCTAGTCAGGTATTACATAGACGCCagaaaatttcaagaatatcCGAGGAGATGCTTGACTGCCCTTTCACCATTAATATACACCAAAGTCATTGTCTTGCAGCGTGTTTTGATTAGCTACTAGCTAAAAGAATGTGGTCATTGCAGTGAGGATGACAAGATATGGTTGATGTTTACCCTGATCATTACGGTTGGACTTTAAGGCTTGTTCACACCGTGCTTGACTGTAGGCTTTATCGCTTCTCAGGATATTTCTGGGAATATTGTGCAGGTTTTAACTTTGTAGTAAGAACAGATAGTTGAGAATACAGCAACTCTTGGCTGGTATTATATTGTTCTTTTATCTCAATGGTAAACTTAGCATAATCTTTAGAGTCCACCTCTCTTGTGAATATCAGAAGAGATACTGTTTAAATAGACTTTAATCGCAGGGTGATTGGCATGTGTATATGCACATTGTTGATTACCGGGTGAGGTAGAAGTTTTAAGCGTTAATATGAGCCATACATAGACTCTTTGCTGGTAAATTTTTTACTCATTTATCTTTCTGGTAAACTTCTCACGCACAAAGAATCAACTGCTCTTTTAAATTCATATTAATCTTGTGCATTCATATAGTGTTTTAGACTTTTGAACCCAAAATTCCATATACTTGCCAGTGATGGTTCATATGTTGTTGTTTTCATTTACTTATTGTTTCAATTCTTTTACTGTATAGCCCGGATTTTCTGGTGCAATTGAAAGCAGTTATAAGTGTAATTTTCATATCAtagtttaattttttaatatataccAGATGAACAAACAACATTATCTTTTGGTGACCAAGTCGCCGAAAACTCTGAATCACTATTAACTATTTATTTTGTAGTCATTTTTTTTACTCGTAACTTCTTGGTGAAGCTATTGAGACGCCAGTTCCTAAAATTGTTGCGTATGCTAAAAGGCTACACAGAGGACTTCTTACCTCTATATAAACAAAATCACCAGAATACTTGAAGTCCCTTTGGACTTCACAGTAACCTAGTGAGTGAATGTCAGAAAGTGCAGTCAGCTTTCTACTGAACAAGATTTCTCCTTTTCTCGCAAATGGAGTTCAACTCTGGAGAGGGGTTGGAGAAGAACTCATTTACCTAAATGGGGAGTTGGAGCACATGAGGGCCTTTCTGAAGAATGCAGACGCAATGGAAGAAAGTGATGAAGAACTCAAAGTATGGGTTAAGCAGATACGAGATGTTGCTCATGATGCAGAAGATGTTATAGATGAATTTACACTCCTCCAAACACATAACAATCATGTGCACCAACTATATTGTACTTTAGACTTGCTTTCTTGCTGTGTTAAGAACCTGAAAGCTTATTATCGGGTTGCCAAGGAGTTACAGAGCATCAACACCCGAATCAAAGAGATCTTTGCTGTGCATAAAAGACTTCTTCCTAAACTTAATGCTGCTGCAAACGGCTCCATTTTTACCAGTTCAGGTAATACTTCACTGCCCTGTAGCTTTGTATACTTAAAGAGGTGATTTCAACCCTAAATTGATATTGCTACAGGCAGCTTGATTAAAAGTGATTTTGTTTGTGTTATTTGTTTAAGATACTCTAGATAAAATTTTCTCGTCCTATTTAAAGTTCATCTGTGCTGTAGATGGAATTTCGATATTCCCATTTATGTATTGCCCCCATGCTATTTTATCCACTCATCTGATATAATGATAGCATCTCTAGTTAGACTTGCTGAAGCAGACCACGTGAGTAAATTGGATGACATCAACTAATTGTAGATAGCCCGGTTAGAAAGGTGCCGGAGGACAGGTTAACTTCAACCTTATTATAGTTTGTCATCTTAGGTTTTTAAGAgcacaacatgaaaagtatatTGTCTGGATCTGGATAGAAAATGGTTTAGTTACTCAGATTCCTTTTTCTCGGTCATGAAACATATGAAACTCTTCTCGTTATACTAAAAGACAGATATTCAAAGTGCTAGGTTAGTATACTAGTCTTTCCCCCCACCTTTCTTTCTTCATTACTTGATTTCCAACAGGTAGCACATGGCATGATCGGCGAGAGGATGCTCTTCTTTTAGACAATACTGATGTTGTGGGCATAGACGAGCCTAAAAACCTACTGGTCAGCTGGCTGGTCAAGGGTGACTCTGGACGTGAAGTAGTTCCAGTGACAGGAATGGGTGGTATGGGGAAAACCACCTTGGTGAAGAAAGTCTATGATGATGTGGAAGTGAAGAAACGTTTCAAACCCCGTGCGTGGATCACAGTTTCTCAGTCTTTTGAAGCACAGGATCTCCTTAAAGACATCATTCGCAAACTCTATTCAGAATTTGGGAGGGCTGTTCCAGAAGGTGTAGATGGCATGAACAACAATAAATTGAAAGAGAGAATCAAAAACTTGCTGCAAAAAAGGAGGTACCTgattgttcttgatgatgtcTGGCACACCAACGTATGGGAGACTGTCAAATATGCTTTTCCTAATGGGAAGCTTGGCAGCAGAGTCATGATCACTACACGTAAATCTGATGTAGCATCCACCTCTTGCTCAGAATCCGAAGGTCATATCCATGAGGTGAAACCCTTGCCTGCAAAGGAGTCTTGGAGTCTGTTCAGTAGGAAGGCATTTCGGGGGAAGTCATGCCCTTCTTATTTGGAATCATTCTGTAAAGATATCCTAAAAAAGTGTGAGGGTTTGCCCCTTGCAATTGTGGCAATAAGTGGTGTTTTGGCAACAAAAGACTGCCGCAGAATAGATGAGTGGGATTTGATTTGCCGTAGTCTTGGAGCTGAAATTCATGGCAATGATAAACTTGACGATTTGAAGAAAGTCCTTTCTCTCAGTATTAATGATTTGCCCTGTAATCTGAAGGCATGTTTTTTGTGCTTGAGCGTCTTTCCAGAGGGCCATCTGATTAAGCATATGAAAATCATTCGCTTATGGATAGCAGAAAAATTTATTGAAGCTAGAGAAGGAAGAACATTGGAGGAAGTAGCTGAGGACTACCTCAAGGAGCTGTTGAACAGAAGTTTGATGCTTGTGGGAGACACAACAAGTGATGGAAGGGTCAAAACTTACCGCATCCATGACCTTTTGCGAGAGATTATTGTCTCAAAATCAAGGGATCAAAACTTTGCAGCCATAATGAAGGAGCACAACACAATCTGGCCTGATAGAGTTCGACGCTTGTCAATACATAATGTATTGCAAACTGTACAACAAAGCAGGTCATTTCCTCAACTTCGTTCCTTGTTTATGTTTGGGGTGGTTTCAAAGTCATCCATGCATAAAAATCTTTCCAATGGCTTTAGGTTGCTTAGGGTGTTAGATATAGAAGCTGCACCTATAAAGACATTTCCAAGAGAAATCATGGACCTGTTTTATTTAAGTTATCTAAGCTTGAGGAACACTCAGGTGAAAGTCATTCCCAGAAGCATAGGGAATCTGCAGAACCTGGAGACATTGGATCTTAAAAAGACTTATGTCTCTGAGTTGCCTGTTGAGATATTAAAGCTCCAAAAACTTCGCCACCTCCTGGTTTATCATCTTAAGATTGAATCTTATCCACACTTTTATTCCAAGTTTGGCTTTAAGGTCCTCTCAAGTATAGGAGATCTTCTGTCCCTGCAAAAGCTCTGTTTTATTGAGGCAAATCAAGGTTGTGGAATGACAATCAGGGAGTTAGCTAAGCTCAAGCAACTTACGAGGTTGGGAATTATAAAATTGAGAAAAGAAGATGGATTAGCTTTGTGCTTATCGCTCGAAAGTTTGACCAAGCTGCGTTCATTTTCTGTAAATTCTGCAGGAGAGAATGAGATAATTGATCTCCTACACCTGTCTTCCCCTCCTCCGTTTCTTGAACGACTATACCTGACAGGACGTTTGGAAGAGTTACCAAGTTGGATACCTTCACTGCATAGCTTGGTTAAGTTATTATTGAAGTGGAGTCAATTAAAGGATGACCCGATGGTACTTCTTCAAGATTTGCCGAATCTTGTTCATCTTGAATTGCTTCATACTTGTGATAGTGACATGTTGTCATTTAAGGGTGGGGGATTTAAAAAGCTTAAGGTTTTGGGTCTTGACAAATTTCACAAGCTCAGTTGTGTGAAGGTGGAGAAGGGAGCAATGCCATGCCTTGAAAGGCTGACAATCCAACGATGCAAGTTGTTGAAGAGGGTACCATCAGGAGTTGAAAACCTTACCAAACTAAAATCACTTCAGTTCTTTGACATGCCGTATGAATTAATCTCAAAACTGCGGCCAGATGGGGAAGGTGAGGATTATGGAGAAGTAGCACATATCCCGGAAGTTTATTCTGCCTACTGGAGAGATGGTGGTTGGGATGT encodes the following:
- the LOC133743987 gene encoding disease resistance protein RPM1-like, whose product is MSESAVSFLLNKISPFLANGVQLWRGVGEELIYLNGELEHMRAFLKNADAMEESDEELKVWVKQIRDVAHDAEDVIDEFTLLQTHNNHVHQLYCTLDLLSCCVKNLKAYYRVAKELQSINTRIKEIFAVHKRLLPKLNAAANGSIFTSSGSTWHDRREDALLLDNTDVVGIDEPKNLLVSWLVKGDSGREVVPVTGMGGMGKTTLVKKVYDDVEVKKRFKPRAWITVSQSFEAQDLLKDIIRKLYSEFGRAVPEGVDGMNNNKLKERIKNLLQKRRYLIVLDDVWHTNVWETVKYAFPNGKLGSRVMITTRKSDVASTSCSESEGHIHEVKPLPAKESWSLFSRKAFRGKSCPSYLESFCKDILKKCEGLPLAIVAISGVLATKDCRRIDEWDLICRSLGAEIHGNDKLDDLKKVLSLSINDLPCNLKACFLCLSVFPEGHLIKHMKIIRLWIAEKFIEAREGRTLEEVAEDYLKELLNRSLMLVGDTTSDGRVKTYRIHDLLREIIVSKSRDQNFAAIMKEHNTIWPDRVRRLSIHNVLQTVQQSRSFPQLRSLFMFGVVSKSSMHKNLSNGFRLLRVLDIEAAPIKTFPREIMDLFYLSYLSLRNTQVKVIPRSIGNLQNLETLDLKKTYVSELPVEILKLQKLRHLLVYHLKIESYPHFYSKFGFKVLSSIGDLLSLQKLCFIEANQGCGMTIRELAKLKQLTRLGIIKLRKEDGLALCLSLESLTKLRSFSVNSAGENEIIDLLHLSSPPPFLERLYLTGRLEELPSWIPSLHSLVKLLLKWSQLKDDPMVLLQDLPNLVHLELLHTCDSDMLSFKGGGFKKLKVLGLDKFHKLSCVKVEKGAMPCLERLTIQRCKLLKRVPSGVENLTKLKSLQFFDMPYELISKLRPDGEGEDYGEVAHIPEVYSAYWRDGGWDVYPIESFKEIENSPSPAGTVRRSHELRPLWKV